CAATATTAAACTCATACATGCACCATTCGGATAACATGAAATCCTCTGAAAGTACGCAGACAAATTTTCTGCTGTTGTGGATAGCATTTGTGATATTTTCTGCTATTCCACATCCTGCAATAAAATCTCTATGATGTATACATAAACGGAAATCTCTTTGTTTTTCTAGATAGTCCACCATCTTATCCTTTGTAAAATGTCGATCGCTGTCTGCGTATGACACAAAAGCATCAAATTGATAATGATCATCTGTTTCAAGACGATGGTATCCGTACGCTCCCTTCATAACATAGTACCAATATCGCAGCTTCCAGCGGAAGCGGTAAATCAATGATGTACACACGATAGCTATAAACGTTATTATGAAAATAACCGAGAGCACTATCAGTTCAATAAAGGAGGCACAGTCTTTCTTCAAAAGAAGGTTTGTCTTACCTATCGTATAATCACCCCCTTTGTAATTGCATgtgtagtttttaaaatgtagaaaatgatttcTGTGTTTGTGTATCCATTTAAAAAAGTTCAAAGAATCACATGAACACTGAAGTGGATTGTTCAGCATATTGATTGAGacgtttgttttaaaagatttctCCAATAATTGCATTCCATTTGATGATAAGTACAAGATTTGATTCCAGCTAATGTCAATAATTTCAAGGTCATGCATATGCTCTATTGTTACATTCCATTCTACCAATAAGTTATGatctaaatatatatgtttaagctTCGTCGAACGccaaaaaaagtttttgaacAGAATTGACAGCCTGTTCGATGACATATTTAAGAACATTAAGTGAGTTTGGTTTTCAAAAATTGCTGTTGAATGATATGTGCTGAAGATTTTCGAATTACCGAGAATGTTATTATCAAGCGCCAAATGTTGAAGACTTGATAAAGCTCCAAATATATATGAAGAAATATCAGTTGCCCTATTTCCAGAAAGGTCAAGGTATTGCAGATTTGTAAAGTTACACAAAGGCCCAGTAAAGGAGTATATCTGATTATTTCGTAAATTTAATTTCTTAACTGTAGACGTGCTAATATATACAGGTGGAATAGAATATCCGACTCGAGCACTTTCTACAATAATTTCCTCTGTATTAGGTGGTACGATTACAAGTTGAAATGAAGGATAGAAATATGGTACACAAGAATGGATTGTTGTGaaataattagttttattttcgtttttgcTCATGGTCAGTAGATTAGATTGTAGACTGTTTAGTTCAAATGTTAAATGGTTAACATTTTCTGTATATGGAAATCTTTTACATAAGCAAGATATTTCGGCAACTGAAGATGGTTCAACGCATTGCCAAGAGTGTAAAGACTGTGACATCTGGTGTCTGTTTTGAAAGCTCAAATCAATTttcttgatatttgttaaatgatGCAGTGTGTTAAAGTATGCATATTTCGCAACTATCCATCTGTTGTCTGTAGCACTTAGGTAACGCAATGACTTAGGAATGAAAGTTGTAGCATCGAGTTCTGTTTTATCTAAATTGTTCCCATCGACATATAATTCTTGCAGTTTGGTATTCAATAAAGGTTttatgtcattgttaaacaacCAGGTACTACCACCTCGTTCACATCCAAGATATTGAGCTTTGAGCACTTTAATCGACGTAAAGGGAAGATCATGAGTGACATTTGTAAAGCCACACAATCCTATCCGACGATGGTAGGATATATCCAAGACCTCCAAGTAAGGAAGTCTTCTAAATGTTCCCCTTTCAATACTTTTTAGTCcagaaaacattgaaacattTCTGTCCCACTGTGAAGAcatatcaataaatttcaaGTTGGGGAGATGACGAAAAAAGTCATTATGTACTGTTTTCCGTGCAGATAATCCAGTTAACTTCAGGTTTGTCAATTTATGGAGTCTAGAAAATTCCTTTCCGAATGACACATTTACAACAGCGTCAATATGCAGACTTTGGATCGATTTAAGCTCTTTAAACACTTCATCAGGACAATAATAACttctgttatcaaatgaattataagaAACATCCAAATGCTGCAACATTCCTAAGTTCCGGAATACACCATCGACATATATATCCCTAActaacaaaatattattgtaaGACAAATTAAGGGTCATCAGTTGATTTGTGGTGGTAAACGGGAAGGGGCCATCTGAATTAAAATTCTGAATCTTGTTAAACGAAAGatctaaatttttcaatttcgagGGTAGTCTGTCGTCTTGAGGTAGCTGTTTTAGGAAATTGTTGCTTAAGTTGACTGATATAACACTATCTGTAAACCAGGGCACCGACGTAAGTCCTAGCCCAGAACAATCTGATAGAAATCCTAATGTTGTGTTGATGCATGTACAGtttgcaaatgataaacatttgaCTGCACAAATAATTCGTATATTGCAGATAATGACGAAAACTACTACTTTAAGATATctcatctacaaaataaaataatagtattatatgaGAATACGAACACTTTTCATTATGcatatcataattatttttctattctaATTATCTTGTTTGATCGCTGTCTCATTGTAAACAACTGTTATATGAGAATAAttcatactatatatatataatatttgaaaaatgtctAATGACAGATGTCCATATCAGCAACTTGATCACTTGATATTACTTGCATGAACTTGGTTCTAGGGAAACCGTAATTGAGAAGCACAGGCTATATTACCAATTACAGTTAACGGAGATATCAACATTATTCGGTCAGtctcaaatatgttttaaaatgcaTCAAAATCGAAGGCGGGAGATTATACAATGGAGGGATCACTCCAATGGCGTTAACTATCGACAAAGTTCGTTATTATGTCACATCACTACGACTAATgatgatttaaacaaatattactcAGTTTCAACGCATTTACAAAAATCAATTCCATTGAGAGCATCTAACCTACCACATACTACTCGTGGTTAACATGACTTCAAACACAATTGCATTTTGCACATAATCAGCTATTTCgtaaaaaaacaggtttaaataaaaatacaaaaatacaaagtaaattaaataatatgtaGAAGTCAATAAATACTGATAACATCAAACGTTTAAATATATCAACTAACGGAACAAAAGAAAACCAAATGTCATTTCCTTGACTTTGTACGTATATTGTCTGATGGTGGGATAAACTGGCTTTAAACTTACCACTTGTATAACAGGTATTATAGTTTCTTTGGCTGAGAAAGCCAAACAGATGCAAtgtatttcttaaattaatGTTAATGTAAAAACTGACCTGCGCTTTCCAAATaagatttttacagttttgCGTCCTAATGTTGATacaatttatctaaaaaaaaaagaaaatagctCAAGATGAAAATTTTGATCGATACTgttcaatgttcttcaactttgtacttgtttggctttataaatattttgatatgagcgtcacttcttagtcttatgtagacgaaacgctcgtctggcgaactaaattataatcctggtacctttgataactattatgttaaggagttttTGAATTCAGTATGATAACTTATGTAgtaatcatatttttaattctCCCACTACACTTAATCAACTCGTAAGTGGATCACCGTTCACAATAAATAGCAAAGTGAAACACCCAGTCCTTATCAAATAAACAACTCAACAAATATAGATACTCTTGGCATGACATAAACTTGCTCAATTATAAGATCAATTGAATTTTTGATATtctattttgaagttttaattgAACAATATCATCTTTCAGGTTTTGGCTTTAATGTATCTGatttattacaattattaaAAGCTCATATTTATATGATCGTGTGAACCGCTATTCAATAGTGTATTTCTTATTGTGAAGTGCCTTTAATACAAATGTAGCTAAATCTTTATAACGAATGTTAACCTTTATGTATATTTTACCCCATAGTAAACTTGCTTCAAACAGTTTAATAAGTTAGGTCAATGGATACAGCATATCTAGTCTGTAGTGTCTCTACATTATAATCGATTCACAAAGGATTAATAAAACGTTATGAAGGCAaagaaagaaacacaaaaatcaaaatatgaaatctTGTCAGTTAGAAATACAGTATTCTGCAAAAGTCTTATGACATTGACGGAATAATTTCGCTGTACCAGATAAACATGTTTGCAATAAATTTCTCTTATGTTACGTTCAATGCgaacacatttttaaattcaaaccTTTTAAACAAACTGAGGAGCTCATAATccaaaaagggaaaaaatataGTCAATGTCGGACATCATATCACAGCTTTGCATAAGGGAGACGTTTGTGTGAATCAAACAcgatttcaattattttgtaacaatataCGAGGGCTGTCCGTAAAGTTCGTGGACAAGCTATAGTCTGCTGTAAATTAGCATTTCAGGGGAattatttttgcatatttgtaaTCCTCTACTATATCCTAGTTCggttatatcaatatttgtccAATTTTGAATGCGAAGTAATAACACTTactatatataaacataagCTATAAGGACCCGGAGCACGTCGAAAATATCACATAACATGCAAGTCggtgcttttatatttttgttatttttagtttcaaaaTCCGCCAAAAATATATGGCACTTGCATTGTGACGTCGGCAATAGTCTTGACATTGCACTTGATAAATTTGAACGGTCAAAAATTCGAAATGGCGGCGAACTCTCAATTTGAAGCATTGAATCCAGATTCGGCATCACTGAAAAACGAACGTTTACGGAAAAGATGAAGCAGCGAGCAGTTATCAAGTTTTGTGTAAACATCGGAAAGACGCCAACAGAAACACACAACCTCTAAAAACAGTCTGAGAAACATAGCAAGACAATGCACCGGCCCACACTTCATTAAAAAACTAGAAATTGATTAACTTGGATTCAAATGTCTGAAACATCCTCCGTACAGCCCTGACTTAGCGCCAATGGATTTTGCGGTATCCCCGCATATATAATCTGCTCTCCGTAGACAAAGGTTTCGAGGATTTATCTGAACTTAGACAGGAAGTAGTGAACataatcttaaaaataaaaacagctcagtttgagaaaatatttgatgactgagtaaaaagataaaaaaaaaatatgttgcttTGAAAGGAGACCGCATTGAGAAAAGTAAACATGTTGTCGTCGTGGAACGTCAGAACGtcagaaatatttgatttggtGCTTCGGGTATGAGTTGCTTATGATTTTTCAATTGATGAAAATACGATTATTCTAGCAGGTACTGAACTAAAATAGTGTACACTTAATCAGTAAATCATGACATTTGTTAcatacttgttttatttatttcggaCGGATGAATAATATGTTATTGAGATTGTCCTCAAACTTTAAGTATTTGGTTACAGAGTATCTGTATGTTCATGCCAATATCGAGTgtcgagtcttttgtagacgaaacgcgcgtctggcgttaatataaaatgtcaattctgatatctttgatgagtttatttatcgaCGTACTAGCTAATGGATACCTCTAAATGTTCATGAGGATAGCCAATAGGTATCCATccaatgatgaaaataatataaatggcCAAATGAAACAGCATGAGATACATATTTTTGTCATGAGATAGAACATTTTTTGCAGATTATCTACccaataaaaaaatcctttattttCATGCAGTATGAACTTTTGAGCcctttaaaaaaaggaaacaacaGTTTACCGATGTTTAAATccttttaattcatataaaagagAGGCAACATATACCAGAGgcatagtcaaactcataggtCGAAggtaaactgacaacgctatggcttaactgaaaaaagataaacagacaaataatagcaaacatgacacaacataaaaaactaaagactaagcaacacgaaccccatcaaatactgagggtgatctcaggtgcttcgaaAGGGTAAccagatcctactccacattgtgtgctcatgttataacaaacctggtaaataatttaatgtggtaggtcacatttatgaaagggaagatGATTGTtattacgacgtaaggaacatatccgatatcatctgtgaaacggtaaTTTCATAACGGTCACCCAACTCATGATGACGtcagtaaaaatttacaaagaaatgatttcaacttcaacatTTAGAATTCttagtttaatagcttccttgtgagcagcaaccctctattaaCAAAATCATAATTTGAAATACAAGCACGAAAGTATCGTATTcattgggagatatatatatacttcgTATGCAGGTGCCACTtaaatgttgctacttagaaacgGAAAGTTCACGATTGGatagctgaaatcatctcttgtgtcgtttagttttgttttcaaccgactctcattgtcaatttagAGATTTAAGTCAAGATATAAGGCCGACTTGACTGTATCTAatgtatcctttatctcaagTTCGTTAgaatagatgcgttcaacatagtcaccttcattttgaataatttagtgAGAAAACATGATCTTTGTAGcagaaagtagagttaaaggatattgcaaGTCGACAAGGAAAGGGCCACAATTGGTTTCCTTTGGAATGCAGACAGcctgttgaaaaacacatcattcaaacgtaacaaatatgttgtcaataaagaAATCAAGCATTTTGATAATGTCAGATTCAgagtatattttgtttgaatcagagtgatcctttacaaagtaggatgtatccctcccaagacaagatacttgtatctacgttggccattcttttttatgacaCAAAGCAAAACCAAATCTTTCAGTTTGTCGTTTAGTTTGGAATGAGGAATGATTGTGTTAAGTGCAGAaaagttaaatgttttaataatattgCAAGATGTACAACTGAAGGtaacaaaaaaatctgaatagATCGCAAATAATTCAAAAGGAGAGTGTATCGACATAGTGGGCGTATCCTTCTATGGGTGCATCATTCACAATTCGAGTTTGAGAATCGTGAAAAAACACAATCAGTAAACTCTGTGTAGTATTTCTGTTTGTATCCATCTGAAGAATTAAGCCTTTTCAACAgcgtttttttaaatagttcgTTCTGCTGTTGTATGGTTACATCActatcccaggttaggggagggttcggatcccgctaacatgtttaaccctgacacattatatatgtatgttcttgtttttcgttcatttttgtacatatattaggCCGTTGGTTTTGCCGattgagttgttttacattcgtcatttcggggcctgttatagctgactatgcattgcggtatgggctttgcacaCTGCTGCAGgttgtacggtgacctacagttgttaatttcagtCATGTGGTATCATGGGGAGGGTCATGTCATTGGCAattatctccttttttataataactcatcagatgtataattctaacaaaaacacagaatgAAAGTCGGGAACTTGTACATCATATCTACAAAGCCAAAAAcaactaataataaaaatttgcatttagGACTAcattatcaatcagtacacatccaacatcagATCGATCTAGTGTGAAGATGTCatgaacagtcagagaaaatccatgaccttgtgcaatgacataatacaggtatcgacagattgagGATGCATGGAAGTGCGACtgaataatacaataatttttgtaaaagataaacgACGTCCTGATATATGACAAAACgacaaacaatatataaatattacaaacagCAACTAACAACCAACAGCAGTATATGAAGTACAGGTTCATGGTTCGGGATGGGCAGATAAACAATGTGAcgggtttaaacatttttttgagcactcaatatatatttgttgtcgTCAAAAGTGTGGTCAAAATAATGGAATtctatgcgactgtcatacaagcgagacgtttagctagctataaaactaggtttaattgacaatttttttcataaggAAATGTAAGTCAGAAATATAACCGTTATTTTCCTTtcgtttaagtttttttttttaccttttccTCTCATTAAGCTGTAGCAGGTGTTTCAACATTGTAtcaacattttattatgtaaatttagACTCATGCAAAACGATAATACTTCAATAGAGAAAGTTTGAAAAGAAGAAATACATTTGTTCCGGGTGATAGAACAGGTATGGATGTCAAAATTCACGCATCatgtattgaaatataaaactgATCACACAAGAGTATTGAAGAATCTATATTCCTCTCATTGTGTATATATCATGGGGTTTTACACATACAACAACTTTTGctgaatattttttgcattttggtTTAACAAAATCTGTTTGTTTAATGGTATGTGTGATCTGTCACTTTAAAGTTGTTGGAACACGTCATTGGTAGTTCTATCATGCgtaaaacatgcaaaataacaGCCGTGAAATTTTCCTTGATGAACATTAAAATCACAAGTTAAATTGATGCagtctttttttctataaacaCAATCATATGtgtttcttatatttaaaaaaatgaaattcaagtTATATAAGTTATACAATTAAAACCCACTTAAAAAGTATATCAGcgcaaaaaaagaaaacagatcGACATACCGGAAAGGAAAATTGTCAATCATTAAAACGCATCAATGAACACTTTAACAAAACGGAGGGTGTGACCAAGTTTTGTACAActgtatgaaaattaaacatttatgatAGATTAAAGGAATATATGGCTAGCAACCCACACATAACTCACAAGTAAGAAACTAGACGGAAACAATAATTAATAcatacaagaagatgtggtatgagtacaaACTTTTCAATTGCTACTAAATCTCAGTAAATGATACTTTTCGTGAATCAAAATTGACAACCTGACTCacaaaaaactttataaagtatttgttatattttacgAAGAGTTCACTGCGTATCATTGAGATCCCTTATGGAATATTCTATACTGAAGAATGGAATGTAGTTTCGGCATAACAGACTGATTTCTAAACATAGTACGTAAAACCCGTATTTCAAATGACTGTAGTAAAAATGTATCTGgcaattttttttggaatttttggtcgtcaatgctctttaacttcatacttttttttaccttttcaactttttttaattcgagcgtcactgatgactgttagtttgaacatattttatcattcaaaatgacaaatggatTAGACAAGAGTTAAACAACGTCTTCTCCAAAACTCATTaattaatgaacaaataaaatatgtcatactaacaaataattaaagaataaaaacgtgaaaacaaaagaaaactttttgAAGCAAATCAATGGATTTTAATCGAGCACATCTTTTTACAGTACTAATGATGACTGTTTCGCTTTTGAAGAccaaacgcgcgtctagcgtaagTTTAAAATTCCAATCCtcgtatctatgatgagtttatttaccgaGTGTTAACTGCAATTTACTGACTATTAACTAGATGAATCATTTCACTAAGTTATAttattaaatgacattttttatactttaaacaATATCGGATGTGGaagtgtaaataaactcatcatagataacaggattgaattttatattttgcgcgtttcgtctacaaaagactcatcggtgacgctcgaatccaataaagtttaaaagccaaaaaagtaCGAGGTTGGagagtattgaggaccaaaattcctaaaaaattTGCTAATTACAGCTAGGGTAATCTATccttgaggtagaaaagccttagtatattttaaaaatctaacgtttagttaacatttaatttataattataaccatatcattgataatttatgtcagtacggagtgctgactactggatgGGTGATACCCTCCGGGAATTAAAACTTATAACAGCCGCTGAACTATACAAATATGAATAATGTGACCATTGTATTTATCTGTTGACCCTGTAATACCATATGATTATTTGGAGATCAAGCTAGAGACGCCGATACATTCACTTATagtcaaaatatcaaaaacctTATTCTTGTAGAGTCAAATTGGTAACAAACTTTAGGCAAAGCATACATACATGATGCCAAATAAAATACCAGCGTAATGATTCGTTACAGCCATTGACATAGATTATTTGACTGCAGGTTTAATATAAAAGcatatacaacaacaaaatctaCAATTTATGGGGAATCTCATAAAATACATTCGAAAGTCTTCCTTCTAGTCGAATCTAATAATGTTAGTTCGAAGGAAA
This Mytilus trossulus isolate FHL-02 chromosome 14, PNRI_Mtr1.1.1.hap1, whole genome shotgun sequence DNA region includes the following protein-coding sequences:
- the LOC134697471 gene encoding toll-like receptor 4 codes for the protein MLQHLDVSYNSFDNRSYYCPDEVFKELKSIQSLHIDAVVNVSFGKEFSRLHKLTNLKLTGLSARKTVHNDFFRHLPNLKFIDMSSQWDRNVSMFSGLKSIERGTFRRLPYLEVLDISYHRRIGLCGFTNVTHDLPFTSIKVLKAQYLGCERGGSTWLFNNDIKPLLNTKLQELYVDGNNLDKTELDATTFIPKSLRYLSATDNRWIVAKYAYFNTLHHLTNIKKIDLSFQNRHQMSQSLHSWQCVEPSSVAEISCLCKRFPYTENVNHLTFELNSLQSNLLTMSKNENKTNYFTTIHSCVPYFYPSFQLVIVPPNTEEIIVESARVGYSIPPVYISTSTVKKLNLRNNQIYSFTGPLCNFTNLQYLDLSGNRATDISSYIFGALSSLQHLALDNNILDSDRHFTKDKMVDYLEKQRDFRLCIHHRDFIAGCGIAENITNAIHNSRKFVCVLSEDFMLSEWCMYEFNIALTESTVSRQCQNMIIMLRLGRMDMKNIPTEIMYILKEDTYIEYPENENDRGMFWEDMAESLVS